The Mya arenaria isolate MELC-2E11 chromosome 15, ASM2691426v1 genomic sequence tattgaaacagcccCCTgaagtttgtcttttttttttgtcgatATAAAATAGTAGTATGTAACCTGAAATGCAATATGTATCCGAAAATTAGTATCCGAATACAACACTTAGAAATAAACTACCTTTCATACGAGCATGCTTTTAAAGATAGCAAGTGCAAATTGATATTAACAAAAAGCGTGAAAACCTCTATATACCTTTTAATGTGAGACGTAAAGATTGTTTTACAAAGATTCAAACCGTTGACGTCTTGTCATAACAATTTACTGTTGCACCGTCAAATGGGGTAGAATATATTCTGACTGTTTCTATGTACTATTTCAAGGCGTTTCTAgttcaatattataaatattacaaccagaatataatttcatgtttttatgaaattgcTGATGATCATTAAATTAACtgataatttaaatatcttaCTGTAAAACTAGTACTTTCTTTGACCTTATTACTGTACTGACACTGGACATATATTCATAAACAGAGGCAAGGATTATCACTAATGTTTTGCGCACACGGTAGTCCATATAatcagccgcttcagagtctttgacgattttttatATGGCAACTCTACGCGTctatatcccacttgttgttttcctagccaagaatggcAGATCCCAGCGccaagtatattgagcggaaagataacgggcaACTGCTAtagatggtttcaaaatggcgatgctttattGACAGACGTTAATCTAAATTAAACcaataatttgtgtttaattaaaaactGTAATTAGTAAtaggtattggctaaaataattaaagtgtaacttttatgtttttatttataattgaagtGTTTAGTATTGTGGAgtaacagttgaagaatatattttacattgatattgaatagacgacttgtggcgtttagggaacaaaatgaatatatatatccaAATGTAAAGAAAGTTCCATAAAcacgcattattgtggctagcgCACATGGATGATTATTAGATTAAATATGATCCCTCTATCACAACTGAGAAGTAAGATTCttggaccgattttttttatttgtggtGTAATTGTTTTGCAATCTTGTTCGCTCCTACTATGGGCCATGACACAGggtaaaaatacataatacatttcaGTTCAACACAAAGATGTCATTAAGAGTTTTGAAGCCTCTTATTCTCGGGAATGGGTATTTGATGCCAAGACTTGGAATAGGAACATACCAGATACGTGAAGACCTGTGCAAGGAGATTGTCCATAGAGCTGTGACACTTGGGTATAAACATATAATCTTGTCATTTTAATCTAGGAGACAAAATCAAAATCTGATGTACTGTAAAACATGATTGGAATCTTGAAAGCATTCAACAATAATGTgagaacaaaatgtttttagaaCATTATGGACATAGTGCATATTTTGTCATTATCTGATGTATCAGCATCATTTAGCtgtatacacatacatatatacatgtttgtatttttcttacactgaacaatttattgtttcataaatcatttattataacaatgaaaagTGAAGGTAGTGGTTATGATTATCATAAAAGTCTTCTCACATCCTGCATCTGCATGCTGTGATTGTGTTCTTAGAGCATTCCAATCAATATAATAAAAGCTATTTGTGGTAATACAaacactttaatatttttattcagaTACAGACATATAGACACAGCACAAGTgtatgaaaatgaacaagatGTTGGGGCTGGCCTGCATGCAGTCGAGAAACACAAGATTTGTCGACGTAATGACCTCTTTGTAACTACTAAATTGTCTAACATCTCCTTACATCCTCGTGATGTCCGTCCAAGCCTGCAAGAGTCTTTGGAAAAGCTGAAACTCCGACATGTTGACTTGTTTCTTATCCATAGTCCATGGGGATTGGCGAATAGGGGTGATGGTAATTTACGCCCTCAATTGAAAAATGGAACATTGGAGTATGCGAGATATGACATTGTCCAAACATGGAATGCAATGGAAAATCTTGTTAAAGAGGGCTTGACCAAATCTATAGGAATATCAAACTTCACTCAGAACCAAATGGAGAAGATTTTTGTAactgcaaaaacaaaaccacataATGTTCAGTTTGAATGTCACGCATATTATCAACAAAATGTGCTAAGAAAATTTCTAGGAGAAAGtggtttaaatgccataacAGCCTATAGCCCATTGGGAGCACCTACAAGGCCAGAAAGACATGTTATACCGGAGAATAAGTTTGAGATTCTATTGGGAGACAGGACTGTTTTAGAAGTTGCCCAGAAATACAATGTCTCATCAGCTCTTGTATTGTTACGGTTCTTGTTAGAACAAAACATGGCTGTGTTGGTGAAGACTTCAAATTTTGATAGGTTAGAGGACAATTTGAAAGTTGTTGATTTTACACTGGACCATGAAGATATGTCAAAATTGAAGAATTTGGACAGAAATGTGAAGTTCTTTGTATTTACAACTTTCCAAAACCATCCTGATTTTCCAAAGCCTGGGGAGCCATACTAGTGTCAACTGCATTTAACACAAAGTTGAAACAAATTCTATTTAGTTTGCATTTATAAATCATCCATCTTGACAAATTTTGTGGTGCTGTTTTATCCAGTCCAATGTGCAATAAGCTTTTAGCATTTCTTTATCTCCCTTTGTTTTTACTTAAGACTATCATGACACAAATGTTAAGGGTGTTAGAATATGGTACTGAACTTAAATGTGTAAATCACTAAATACTGTTGAAAAAAAGGTATTCAATGAATACATATTCATTGTCCAACAGATCCATTACACattgattgttcagaactctgtttaaaagttaactacgtttttaaatttcaaatttttatttcTCTAGGTCATGTCTCTGCTTATTTGGGTTTAACATTATGTCATCGTCGGAGGCGTTGGTTAAGTTTTGCATTTAGGTCACttacatggaaactatcaaagctatcactttgaaacttggggaaCTTGTTCATCTAATGCCCTTCTTCACATTGTACCAGAGTCTCACCTGTTTTTCTTTGgctaaaaacatgaattttgatggattttggttgattttgagaattggATTTTTGTtggctttattttaaaaaagattcaCAGACAATAAATGGGTCATGcacttcaatatatcaaatggGTTTTTGAGTCACACATTTGGAAAGATAggggatattttagtattttgaaGTTTGGTGCTTGGGTCACTTACCtgcaaactatcaaa encodes the following:
- the LOC128220600 gene encoding aldo-keto reductase family 1 member A1-like, whose translation is MSLRVLKPLILGNGYLMPRLGIGTYQIREDLCKEIVHRAVTLGYRHIDTAQVYENEQDVGAGLHAVEKHKICRRNDLFVTTKLSNISLHPRDVRPSLQESLEKLKLRHVDLFLIHSPWGLANRGDGNLRPQLKNGTLEYARYDIVQTWNAMENLVKEGLTKSIGISNFTQNQMEKIFVTAKTKPHNVQFECHAYYQQNVLRKFLGESGLNAITAYSPLGAPTRPERHVIPENKFEILLGDRTVLEVAQKYNVSSALVLLRFLLEQNMAVLVKTSNFDRLEDNLKVVDFTLDHEDMSKLKNLDRNVKFFVFTTFQNHPDFPKPGEPY